The following proteins come from a genomic window of Ferrovibrio sp. MS7:
- a CDS encoding TRAP transporter small permease subunit, with protein MTQILSWVSNANRLLAVWSGIATGLMMVAILADIFCRSVLGFSIQGASELAVVMLVTLIFFGLGGAQADKANFNVDILIRLLSVRANHLLHGIAMLLSAIAIGLLCYLSWIKAIDSLLEWEVDYGVVPFPIWPARVLIAFGWATLTLQLLLEALASLGHAAAVRSA; from the coding sequence ATGACTCAGATTCTGTCCTGGGTGTCGAATGCCAATCGCTTGCTGGCGGTATGGTCCGGCATCGCCACTGGCCTGATGATGGTGGCCATCCTGGCCGATATCTTTTGCCGGTCGGTGCTTGGCTTCTCGATCCAGGGCGCCAGCGAACTTGCCGTGGTGATGCTGGTGACGCTCATTTTCTTCGGACTGGGCGGGGCGCAGGCCGACAAGGCGAATTTCAATGTCGACATTTTGATCCGCTTATTATCGGTGCGGGCGAATCATCTGCTGCATGGCATTGCCATGCTGCTCTCGGCCATAGCCATCGGTCTGCTTTGCTATCTCTCCTGGATCAAGGCGATCGATTCATTGCTGGAATGGGAGGTGGATTATGGCGTGGTGCCATTCCCGATCTGGCCGGCGCGCGTGCTGATCGCCTTTGGCTGGGCCACATTGACCCTGCAATTGCTGCTTGAAGCGCTCGCCAGTCTCGGCCACGCCGCCGCCGTCCGCTCCGCCTGA
- the dctP gene encoding TRAP transporter substrate-binding protein DctP: MKRLVLRMLPLAAAALATFGYHNDAQAQRKLVYATYLTDVYAVTRADKWFMGEVEKRTNGKVKFETYYGGSLLKASDVMPGISGGAADIGMGAPTAYNRKNYPLSQVTLPFTTDRVDTATRAFTELYGANAALRKEFESKNLRLLYAMGFGENTIWSNKPLLKPADIKGLKVRAVLGIGDALNKLGASTLAIPWPDAVEGMQRGVVDAMSGAPFDTGVDSGLHEVAKYASDIGRMGVYAMALTAVSLKTFNSLDADTQKVMLDVAKEVPEQYLKFVDEVFDSAAKKVAVRVAAGQLQVSSFSDADTKQMRDTIGSELWKEWYAVAKEAGVDGKELLDQYLALVEKYNKTSTHRPGLTRVTAPKS; the protein is encoded by the coding sequence ATGAAGCGTCTCGTACTCCGCATGTTGCCCCTTGCCGCAGCGGCATTGGCAACTTTCGGCTATCACAATGATGCCCAGGCGCAGCGCAAGCTGGTCTATGCCACCTATCTCACCGACGTCTATGCCGTCACCCGCGCCGACAAATGGTTCATGGGTGAAGTGGAAAAGCGCACCAACGGCAAGGTGAAGTTCGAAACCTATTACGGCGGCTCGCTGCTCAAGGCGTCCGACGTGATGCCGGGTATCAGCGGCGGTGCGGCGGATATCGGCATGGGTGCGCCCACGGCCTATAACCGCAAGAATTATCCGTTGAGCCAGGTGACGCTGCCGTTCACCACCGACCGGGTGGACACCGCCACCCGCGCTTTCACCGAGCTTTATGGCGCCAATGCCGCGCTGCGCAAGGAATTCGAGAGCAAGAATCTGCGGCTGCTCTATGCCATGGGCTTCGGCGAAAATACCATCTGGTCGAACAAGCCGCTGCTGAAGCCGGCGGATATCAAGGGCCTCAAGGTCCGCGCCGTGCTTGGCATCGGCGATGCGCTGAACAAGCTTGGTGCCTCCACTCTGGCGATACCGTGGCCGGATGCGGTGGAAGGCATGCAGCGCGGCGTGGTCGACGCCATGTCTGGTGCGCCGTTCGATACTGGCGTCGATTCCGGCCTGCATGAAGTGGCGAAATACGCCAGCGATATCGGCCGCATGGGCGTCTATGCCATGGCGCTGACGGCGGTCAGCCTCAAGACCTTCAACAGCCTGGATGCGGATACCCAGAAGGTGATGCTCGATGTCGCCAAGGAAGTGCCGGAGCAATATCTGAAATTCGTCGACGAAGTGTTCGACAGTGCGGCGAAGAAGGTGGCGGTGCGGGTTGCCGCCGGTCAGCTCCAGGTTTCCAGCTTCAGCGACGCCGATACCAAGCAGATGCGCGACACCATCGGCAGCGAGCTGTGGAAGGAATGGTATGCCGTAGCCAAGGAAGCCGGCGTCGATGGCAAGGAGCTGCTGGATCAATATCTGGCGCTGGTGGAGAAGTACAACAAGACCTCCACGCATAGGCCGGGCCTGACCCGCGTTACGGCGCCGAAGTCCTGA
- a CDS encoding site-specific integrase: MATIEKRERRNGTVFKAVVRIHGFPPQRRTFKRLTDAKIWVQQTEADIRRGEFRNVISTAKSKTLQDAIDRYRSEVFARKAETTQRAEGSFLAYWERELGEYALAYIDAELISKKLGELETAGDQRRKTAPVATTEGADTKQKRGRKATRPAPEKLPPKSPKTMKHYRDMIALLFKYARQWGWTGSSPVDGVNKITKIRNERTRFLGDDERAALLAACKASENEHLYPVVVFALSTGARKGEVLDLTFNDLDLKRGSAILRDTKNGETRAVPIVKSLNGLLEDHLEKVKAAYEKLEKAPPQRWVFPRADGQAPIDIRTAWETARDRAKISDFRFHDLRHSTASYLAMNGASLVEIAEVLGHKTLQMVKRYAHLSESHVKDLVERVNDKILPNQL; this comes from the coding sequence ATGGCAACCATCGAAAAGCGTGAGCGCAGGAACGGCACGGTTTTCAAGGCGGTCGTCCGCATTCACGGGTTCCCGCCTCAGCGGCGGACCTTCAAACGGCTTACGGACGCCAAAATCTGGGTTCAGCAGACCGAGGCGGACATCCGGCGCGGAGAATTCCGCAACGTGATTTCGACCGCGAAGAGCAAGACGCTCCAGGATGCCATCGACCGCTACCGATCCGAGGTCTTTGCTCGGAAAGCCGAGACGACCCAGCGGGCCGAAGGCTCCTTTCTGGCTTATTGGGAGCGGGAGCTTGGCGAGTACGCCCTCGCCTATATCGACGCGGAACTGATCTCGAAGAAGCTGGGCGAACTCGAAACCGCCGGCGATCAGCGCCGGAAAACCGCGCCAGTTGCGACAACCGAAGGTGCCGACACCAAGCAGAAGCGCGGTCGCAAGGCGACACGCCCGGCGCCGGAAAAATTGCCGCCCAAGAGCCCGAAAACGATGAAGCACTATCGGGACATGATTGCGCTTCTCTTCAAGTACGCCCGGCAATGGGGTTGGACCGGGAGCAGCCCGGTCGATGGCGTGAACAAGATCACAAAAATTCGGAACGAGCGGACCCGCTTCTTGGGCGATGACGAGCGCGCTGCCCTGCTGGCGGCCTGCAAGGCGAGCGAGAACGAACACCTCTATCCCGTCGTGGTGTTCGCCCTATCGACGGGCGCGCGGAAAGGCGAAGTCCTGGACCTCACCTTCAATGATCTCGATTTGAAGCGGGGGTCGGCGATCCTCCGGGACACGAAGAACGGCGAAACGCGGGCCGTTCCCATCGTGAAGAGTCTGAACGGTCTCCTGGAGGATCATCTGGAGAAGGTGAAAGCCGCCTACGAAAAGCTCGAAAAGGCCCCGCCCCAACGCTGGGTGTTCCCCCGCGCGGACGGCCAAGCGCCGATCGACATCCGCACGGCCTGGGAAACGGCGCGTGACAGGGCGAAAATCTCGGATTTTCGGTTCCACGATCTGCGGCATTCGACGGCGAGTTATCTCGCCATGAACGGCGCCAGCCTCGTCGAGATCGCCGAGGTCCTCGGGCACAAGACGCTTCAGATGGTGAAGCGCTACGCCCATCTATCGGAAAGCCACGTCAAAGACCTGGTCGAACGGGTCAACGACAAGATACTGCCGAACCAGCTTTAG
- a CDS encoding TetR/AcrR family transcriptional regulator, with the protein MNAQGKIAKVKAPPENARKHILDAAAKLFAEHGYVATTMRDIAEETGIKAGSIYYHFSAKEQLLDEVMRIGVERVFDQVKIAVNSLPPESSVRAKLAAAIHAHLFSALALGHYTKVNIRCTNTLPEAIRQHYKRTRRPYERYWRQLIQAGVDNGEIEANQDSLSYSLYIFGFMNWTIEWYREGKFDLEEVSRRYADTLFDGIGRRATAGAGKPATK; encoded by the coding sequence ATGAACGCACAGGGCAAGATAGCAAAGGTGAAGGCGCCGCCGGAAAACGCGCGCAAGCACATCCTTGATGCTGCCGCCAAGCTGTTCGCCGAGCATGGCTATGTCGCCACCACGATGCGTGACATCGCCGAGGAAACCGGAATCAAGGCCGGCAGCATCTACTACCATTTCTCCGCCAAGGAACAATTGCTCGACGAGGTGATGCGAATCGGCGTCGAGCGGGTTTTTGATCAGGTGAAGATCGCCGTGAACAGCCTGCCGCCAGAAAGCAGTGTGCGGGCGAAGCTGGCGGCAGCGATTCATGCGCATCTTTTCTCGGCGCTGGCGCTTGGCCATTACACCAAGGTCAACATCCGCTGTACCAACACGCTGCCGGAAGCGATTCGCCAGCATTACAAGCGCACCCGCCGGCCCTATGAGCGCTACTGGCGCCAGCTCATCCAGGCTGGTGTCGATAACGGCGAGATCGAGGCGAACCAGGATAGCCTGTCATACAGCCTCTACATCTTCGGGTTCATGAACTGGACCATCGAGTGGTACCGCGAGGGCAAGTTCGACCTCGAGGAAGTCTCGCGCCGATATGCCGATACCCTGTTCGACGGGATCGGCCGGCGCGCCACAGCCGGCGCCGGGAAGCCGGCGACAAAATAA
- a CDS encoding TRAP transporter large permease: protein MDITTAGILMIAFLGVLLLIGTPIGLALAISGISGLAMTRGFMPLEFLLSTFTYSYTANLSYIVLPLFLFMGHMAFVSGISEKAFAAAEKLIGHISGGLAIATVFGCAAFAMVCGSSVATASTMGRVAMPEMLKRGYAPRLAAGCVAAGGTLGVLIPPSGILVIYAIVTQASMVDLLLAAILPGLVTAAIYAIGIWGITQWKPELAPRAERREKLGVRGAFRVAFSSWEVMLLFAVVMGTIYLGIATPTESAAVGALIALLIAARRSKNRKALLAEGLRETGSATAAIFLLIIGAGLFSLGLSTTQIPTRFAAWMVSFTDNRLLLLLILLVPYIILGMFVDGISMILLTMPIVFPVIKQAGIDPIWFGIIVTKTVEIGCLTPPVGLNAFVVKNVAPSIPLGEIFRGCGFFILLEIIVIGILIVFPEITTVLRTST, encoded by the coding sequence ATGGACATCACTACCGCTGGCATTCTGATGATCGCCTTCCTCGGCGTGCTGCTGCTGATCGGCACACCGATTGGACTGGCGCTGGCCATCTCCGGCATTTCCGGCCTGGCGATGACGCGTGGCTTCATGCCGCTGGAATTCCTGCTCTCCACCTTCACCTATTCCTATACCGCCAACCTCTCTTACATCGTCTTGCCGCTGTTTCTGTTCATGGGCCATATGGCCTTTGTCAGTGGCATCTCGGAAAAGGCATTCGCGGCGGCTGAAAAGCTGATCGGCCATATCTCAGGCGGCCTCGCCATCGCCACCGTTTTCGGCTGCGCTGCCTTCGCCATGGTCTGCGGTTCCAGCGTCGCCACTGCCTCCACCATGGGCCGTGTCGCGATGCCGGAAATGCTCAAGCGTGGCTATGCGCCGCGCCTGGCCGCCGGTTGCGTCGCCGCTGGCGGTACGCTGGGCGTGCTGATTCCGCCGAGCGGCATCCTGGTGATTTATGCCATCGTCACCCAGGCTTCGATGGTCGACCTGCTGCTCGCCGCCATCCTGCCCGGCCTGGTTACGGCGGCGATCTATGCCATCGGCATCTGGGGCATCACGCAATGGAAGCCGGAACTGGCGCCGCGCGCCGAGCGGCGCGAGAAACTCGGCGTCAGAGGCGCGTTCCGGGTCGCTTTCTCCTCCTGGGAGGTGATGCTGCTATTTGCCGTGGTGATGGGCACGATCTATCTCGGTATCGCCACGCCAACCGAATCCGCGGCCGTCGGAGCCCTAATCGCGCTGCTGATCGCCGCCCGTCGCAGCAAGAACCGCAAGGCGCTGCTGGCCGAGGGGCTGCGCGAAACCGGCTCCGCTACGGCGGCGATCTTCCTGCTGATCATCGGCGCCGGGCTTTTCAGCCTGGGCCTATCCACTACGCAGATTCCAACCCGCTTTGCCGCCTGGATGGTGTCGTTCACCGATAACCGGCTGCTGCTGCTGCTGATCCTGCTGGTGCCCTACATCATCCTCGGCATGTTCGTGGATGGTATCTCGATGATCCTGCTCACCATGCCGATCGTGTTTCCGGTGATCAAACAGGCCGGCATCGATCCGATCTGGTTCGGCATCATCGTCACCAAGACGGTGGAGATCGGCTGCCTCACGCCGCCGGTGGGGCTGAATGCCTTCGTGGTCAAGAATGTCGCGCCATCGATACCACTCGGTGAAATCTTCCGTGGCTGCGGCTTCTTCATCCTGCTCGAGATCATCGTTATCGGCATCCTGATCGTGTTTCCCGAAATCACGACGGTGCTGCGCACTTCAACCTGA